One part of the Schistocerca piceifrons isolate TAMUIC-IGC-003096 chromosome 2, iqSchPice1.1, whole genome shotgun sequence genome encodes these proteins:
- the LOC124776377 gene encoding protein AATF, translating to MESHKKTTSQSILELVNPVPVSFDPEDDINIDSAAKVVENYQEEFSDDDIVISKFKKSVDLLEDQDARYSGRKVSRKSLGAEPRKNEVFVPGPSSNDNSSSEEEAGNESWERGDSGESENDADYGYSEQTTDAATDDEAVDTGSSEEGEDSATDDSFSITGEAKHLVENKQVSDSASDNFQHVSNRNTNLEIEKGRCVRNQLRMWDSLLECRIHLQKCLLTANRIPSHAAFEDYKQKGGAQLKDALNKTQNFVTDLLEKFIVLREALLQSFPETRNLKSSQAGSESADEEIPSDTEEDGEAEDLLEEDVEDKSLYEPKIKKRKIDDYGTLLDTQHKEYLEYRNSTIQKWNDKTRVSSGKISSRNFSNFEQSTLKQIEQILSNRHRLIQRTQLKRSTYSPICQEIQEDENAKNEEPKESERLKEYDPEVFDDSDFYHQLLRELIERKTAGVTDPVQLGRQWLELQKLRSKMKRKIDVRATKGRRIKYVVHPKLVNFMAPIAESSWTDEAKTDLYNSLFGKKKL from the coding sequence ATGGAATCTCACAAAAAAACTACTTCTCAGTCGATATTGGAATTAGTTAACCCGGTTCCTGTGTCATTCGATCCAGAAGATGACATAAACATTGATAGTGCAGCCAAAGTAGTAGAAAATTATCAGGAAGAATTCAGTGACGACGACATAGTGATATCCAAGTTTAAGAAGAGCGTAGATTTATTAGAGGATCAGGATGCCAGGTATTCAGGCCGGAAAGTCTCTCGCAAGTCTCTTGGTGCTGAGccacgaaaaaatgaagttttcgtACCGGGACCCAGCAGCAACGATAACAGTAGCAGCGAAGAGGAAGCCGGGAATGAATCGTGGGAGCGAGGCGATTCTGGCGAGAGCGAAAATGACGCAGATTATGGATATAGTGAGCAAACTACTGATGCTGCCACGGATGACGAAGCCGTGGACACTGGCAGTTCCGAAGAAGGCGAAGACAGTGCAACAGACGATTCTTTCAGCATTACTGGTGAAGCCAAACACCTCGTCGAAAACAAACAGGTGTCAGATAGTGCGAGTGACAACTTTCAGCATGTTTCGAACAGAAATACGAATCTAGAAATTGAGAAGGGCAGATGTgttagaaatcaacttagaatgtgggACAGTTTACTTGAATGTAGGATTCACCTTCAGAAGTGTTTGTTGACTGCTAACAGAATCCCATCTCATGCAGCGTTTGAAGATTATAAACAGAAAGGTGGAGCACAGTTGAAAGATGCATTGAATAAGACCCAAAATTTTGTTACAGATTTGCTTGAGAAGTTTATTGTGCTGCGTGAAGCTTTATTACAGTCTTTCCCCGAAACCAGAAATTTGAAATCCTCACAGGCAGGTTCAGAAAGTGCTGACGAGGAAATACCAAGTGACACAGAAGAAGATGGAGAAGCTGAAGATCTACTTGAAGAAGACGTAGAAGACAAATCGTTGTATGAGCCTAAAATTAAGAAACGAAAGATTGATGATTATGGAACGTTATTAGATACTCAGCATAAAGAATACCTGGAGTATCGTAACAGCACTATTCAGAAATGGAATGATAAGACTCGTGTTTCAAGTGGAAAAATTAGCAGcagaaatttttcaaattttgaacagTCTACTTTAAAACAAATTGAGCAGATTTTGAGTAATCGTCATCGACTTATTCAAAGAACGCAACTTAAGCGATCAACATACTCCCCTATATGTCAGGAGATACAGGAAGATGAGAATGCGAAAAACGAAGAACCAAAAGAGTCGGAAAGATTAAAAGAATACGATCCTGAAGTGTTTGATGACAGTGATTTTTATCACCAGTTGCTTCGAGAATTGATAGAACGTAAAACTGCTGGTGTTACGGACCCAGTGCAGCTTGGCCGACAGTGGTTAGAGCTTCAGAAGTTAAGAAGCAAAATGAAACGGAAAATAGACGTACGAGCAACCAAGGGACGGAGAATTAAATATGTTGTGCATCCAAAATTAGTTAATTTTATGGCTCCTATAGCGGAAAGCAGTTGGACAGATGAAGCAAAAACTGACCTATATAATTCTTTGTTTGGAAAAAAGAAATTGTAA